From Cheilinus undulatus linkage group 17, ASM1832078v1, whole genome shotgun sequence, one genomic window encodes:
- the spp1 gene encoding osteopontin, translated as MYPDGPRSNPTPNCDTMKVAVIFVLLFATVLCRPVRRPPAQSMRKQALVVPQARKAPVQKIVAAAAASSDESTDSSDEDQVAAVEAPVLVKSDSSATASTDTVSVNSEDSDDDDDEDETEESETEEEEDEDDESSDSSESGESSTAVPSTLTPVIITEEPVPETTEAPIVPTVVTDGEARGDSLGGYPSDYKTIIYVEDKSYHKVPAPYKSYEFVNTGKKMAYDMTDGNEVEKSLQVYKAIHVHSDILEEDTSTPEVESQGLDASSGTSQDQDITVRQASVPEEASASASDATTSESESSSSSTPEEEEEEESASTASDSTSTSEESEDEESQSSEEATATPGAADSDSDESESSESDSDEEGAGPDITTDVPVVITAK; from the exons ATGTACCCGGACGGCCCGCGTTCGAATCCG ACACCAAACTGTGACACAATGAAAGTGGCTGTTATTTTCGTTCTGCTCTTTGCCACAGTTCTCTGCCGGCCG GTAAGACGACCACCAGCTCAGTCCATGAGGAAACAGGCACTTGTGGTTCCACAGGCACGTAAagcacctgtacag AAAATTGTAGCAGCAGCTGCCGCCAGCTCAGACGAGAGCACAGACAGTTCAGATGAAGACCAG GTGGCAGCAGTAGAGGCTCCAGTATTGGTCAAGTCTGACAGCTCAGCCACAGCTTCCACAGACACAGTCTCTGTCAACAGTGAGGACAgcgacgatgatgatgatgaggatgaaacTGAAGAAAGT GAAAccgaagaagaggaggatgaagatgatgagTCTAGCGACAGCTCAGAGTCTGGCGAGTCCTCCACCGCTGTCCCCTCCACCCTCACACCTGTGATCATCACAGAGGAGCCTGTACCTGAAACCACAGAGGCACCAATCGTGCCCACGGTCGTCACAGATGGGGAGGCCCGTGGCGACAGCTTGGGAGGATACCCCAGTGACTACAAGACCATCATCTACGTGGAGGACAAATCTTACCACAAGGTTCCTGCTCCCTACAAGTCCTATGAGTTTGTCAACACGGGGAAGAAGATGGCATACGACATGACAGACGGCAACGAGGTGGAGAAGTCTCTGCAGGTGTACAAG GCCATCCATGTCCACTCTGATATCCTGGAGGAGGACACAAGCACCCCTGAGGTAGAGAGCCAGGGCCTGGATGCTTCTTCTGGCACCTCTCAGGACCAGGATATCACTGTCCGCCAGGCCTCTGTCCCAGAGGAGGCCAGTGCTAGCGCCAGCGATGCTACCACCAGTGAGAGCGAGAGCTCCAGCTCCAGCACcccagaggaagaagaagaagaggagagtgCCAGCACCGCCAGCGACAGcacaagcaccagcgaggagtcAGAGGATGAGGAGAGCCAGAGCAGCGAGGAGGCCACGGCCACTCCTGGAGCCGCTGACAGCGACTCGGACGAGAGTGAGAGCAGTGAGAGTGACTCTGATGAGGAGGGGGCGGGACCTGACATCACCACTGATGTGCCAGTGGTTATCACTGCCAAATAA